The DNA region CCCTCAGCCCTCTGCTCAGCCTGGAGGAGGTGTCCCCTGGAACGGGACAGGGCACACCTCTACCTGGTAAACCACACACGCCCCTGCGCCCAGCACGTCTGAGGACtctggaaggagagggaaaatcACCTACTCTGCCCTGATTCTCCACTTTACCCCAGGTGCCCGActcaccccagccctgctctcccaGCGCCCGTGGGCAGATGAACCGGAGGAAGCCCCGAGGCCCGGGCCCAGGTCCCTGTGGGCAGCTTGCCTCCCAGGACAAGGACGGGACACTGGGCAGGGTGCCCCGCGGGTGCCCGAGATGTACCTGGGGACCAGGACTCAGGGGCGGGCGGAGCGGGGATGGCCCTGCCCCTGAGACTAGATGCGGCAGAGGAGAGGCCCCGGGTGAGGCAAGGAGGGCCGAGCCGGTGGGCTGCACGTGAGGACTCAGCCTCGGACACGCGCTAGGCGTGTACGTGGCGGGAGGGGCTGCTCACCGGGCGTGCGCGCAGACCCACTGGTCCACGATGGCGACGCCCCCGTCCTTGTAGAGCTCCAGCTCCTCCCACGTGGGTTCGAACCGCACCATCTCGGGCAGCAGCCTCCGGAGCCCATCCAGCTCTGCAGGTGCATCACGGGAGGTGACGGGGCCGCAGGAGACATGCGTGTGCATGAGCTCACACTGCAGGACCACAGGGGGAGGGGCGAGGACAGAAACACGACCCCCTCCCATTAACTGTGGGAGGAACAGGCGGATGGAGCCATGTACCCTTCCTGGCGGCGTCCGTGGCCACGAACACCCTGTCCAGCTGGTGGGTCTTCATGAGGCTGCGGATCCTCCTCGCGGCCCCCTCCAGGCTGGGCACGTCCTCCCTGTGCCCCCAGGTGAAGTCCTTCCTCCTCAGGTGGACACCCAGGTATGGGCCCCCCAGCGAAGAGCCCAGCTGGACCTGGTGGAGGAGGACCAGACAGGCTGGTGCCGATCGGGCAGGACGCGGGGGGCCTGATCGGGTCCATCTAGGGACCGGTTACTGGCTAACGTCCCTACATCTGCACAAGGACGGGGGCTCCCTGCTGACGAGCAGCATCTCTGGCACCTGGGGCAGTGGGGCCCGGCAGCCCTGTGACAGACAAGGGTGCTCCCGTTCTGCCCTCTCCTAAAGGAGGGGTTAGCTGTGAGGCATCGAGAGACAAAATGCATCCCCCCCGCCAAGGATTACAGAGGTGGGGTCCACCTTCATCTTGGTCCAGTCCTCCTCGAAGGGGATCCTGTCGGCCGCGTCCGTGGAATTGAGGTACCTGCTCCGGAACTCGTCCCCCACGGCCCGCAGGTGCTTGGCGAACACCATGCTGCGCCGGGTCTGCAGGTGCAACAGACCGTGAGCCCCCGCCCCGGGGTCCCCGCCCgtcacccctcccccccacaggTGCCGAGGGGGGTCACCACCCTTCAGGGCTGGTGGGGACCACAGTGCTGTCATGAAGCTCAGAACCACCGTGTCCACGTTTTGACGCTTCTGCGCTTCTGCAACAACCCGCCCAGGAGGCGCCCAGGTCGCAAGTCCAGGGAGCAGGGTCCCACCTGGGGGCCTCTGCCTGCCCAGCCCGCCCCCAGGACGCATCCATGACCCCCAGACAGGGCAGACCCTGAGAGCTGAGCAGAGCGGGCATGACACCCATTTCCCCAGGTGGAGGAAAGACCAGACAGGCTGAGGCTGGTGACGACTGGGCGGGACTTGGGGGGCCTGACTGGGTCCATCTGGGGACTGATTACTGACCAACGCCCTGCAGGGACAGGACAGGACGCGGTCCAGGGACGGACCTCGCCACATGCGGGGCTGCCCTTCATCGTGAATTAGGTGCAGAGATTACAGAATACCAACTGCATTTTTCTGACAGCAAATACCAcgtctttctttttcaaatatcagCTGCCGTAAATAATAAGCCTGCAGCTCAATCAACAGGCCTGGGAGCCCCCGCAGCAGCAAACACCATGCCCACCGTGTGGGGGCTCCGTCCACACCGGCAGCAGAGCCAAGGTGCAGAGATCCAGGGAAACCCAGGTGAGACGGGCGCAGATCcccatggggagggggagaaaccAGGCTGCAAAGTATCTGCCTTGAGGGAGCTCATTTTCAACTTAAGAAAGCTGTAATTTGCCTAAACGCTTCTACCTCACTTCAACCACGCACAAATGGCCCTTCTAAGATCAGTTTCTGCACAGGTCCCAGGACCCGGGGGAGCATGGGAGCCGAGCAGGGCAggccccgtgtcccctgcagcccacCCACCCTGATGCCCCTGGAGGCTCCTTGGCCCGGCAGAGCCCCCGACAGGCCAGGCTGACTTCACCCGGGTCCCCACCTTGCAGCCAAAGGCTCTTCTCAGGGAACGTCTGACGCTTTTGCCAAACTGCTGCACCGGGCCCCCCGTCGGCAGAACTGAGCCTCTCTTTCCAAACCAGATGCCTGACGGTTAAGAcgtccccacccccaggaggaCGGGAGAAGCCTCTCGCCCACCTGCCTCCCTGTCACTGTCTGTGCACCCAGAGCCAGCGCTTCCCCCTCAGGGCAGAGCCCGACTCCACTATCAAGGACTCGGGGCACAGAACGCCCCACCTTTCAATGCTGAGGACACACAGCCGGAGCTCTAATTCCAGGTTCTGAACGCGTCAGCAGGAAAGGACAGCCGATGCAGTGCAGGAGGGGCCCGGGACGCCCCAGCCTGCTCCCCGGAGCACCTCCTTGGGCAGGGGCAACGCTCACCGGTGGGCCCTCCCCCACGCCTGCTAAGAGCCTCATCACGTTAGTCAGCAGGGTGGAAAACAAGAGCTGCTGAGGGTCTTGGGTTTTCCAAGACTAAACACGTGTACAGAGATGCTTGCCATGCAACACTCACGTCCCAGTACTCCTTCCCTCCATAGTGGTCGTGAAGGAGGTTTTCGGCTCGGTCTAACATCACGGAcctatttttaaacaagaaaagaagGTTTTTATGTTCACACGCTCCAGAGAGCACTGTCATGTgggaggccctgggctggggagtgATCAGGGATGAACTCTGAGAGGGTCAAGCCTTGCTGGGTGGCCTGGGTGCGTCTGGGCAAATCTCTGCTGAGCCTCTCACAGGCAGCTGCCTGTAGAAGCTTTCGACTCCTAAGTGGCTCTAAACATTGACGGACGCTCTCCTGTCCCAGCCGCTGAGCTGGCCGAGCTACCAAGCTCGACTGTGACTCTCAACGCAAAACACCCCGCAAGTAAACAAAACATGAaattagcaaacagaacccagcaacacattaaaaggatgacaCACGTGGCGAATGGAGTCCACACCAGCAGAAACGGTTCAGTATTCGAACACCTACGGCTGAACTCATCATGTCACTGGATAAAGGGCAAAGCCATATAATGATGGCTACCCCAAAGGAACAAAACTCAGTActtactcttatttttaaaaatccccttaATGAAACAGACTCCTTATCATGTTTGTATTTCTCCAGCCAAAGCCAGCCCCTTCTTAAAGGAAGGCTCAACTCCCTCCTCGcaaagggaggggcaggaaaggTGGTCTGCCTGAGCGAATCAAGAAACCTGAAGAATCAGCACACGCGGAAAGGACCCTCCAGAAACAGGCCACGTCCGGGAGGTGGCGGCCTGCGTCTCCCCTGGGGTCTGAGAGCAGCGCGTTCCTCGGCGGCACACCTGACAGTGCTGATTTGCTGCAAGGCCGCCTGCCCTTTCCTCACTCATCCTTATTTAGCAGCTCTGCCCGCACCTGACCCAGCCCTGTACTGACTGACGTGACTGACGTGCTACAAGCGCCCCCCtctctgtggtttgtctttccaGTTTGTTAACGCTTTCTATCGATGGACGAGACTGATTAATTTTAACGTAACTGAATGTACCCGTCTTCTCGCTGGTCAGTGCTGTTCACACCGTGAGTCTGCGGCACGGtggggctccccccaccccgtccaGCCTCGTGGGTCTCAGCGCCGCCATCTCCCCGCTGTCAAGCCCCCTGCGTCTCTCTTAAACAGAGGGGCCTCCGGGCACAAGTCTGTCCTGGGCTCAGCTCCCCTTACCCACAAATGGGACTCAGAAGAAACGGTCCCACAGCCCAAAGCTTCGGCCAGATCTGCTTTTGAAATGCGAACAGCTGTGAGATGAGTAACGCGGGGCCCCAGCAGCCTCATCCCTTATGAGGAGCTCGGACCCACCGAGCAGAGAAGGCGGCTGCTGCCTCCGTGGACCCGCCTGCGTTTTGCTGACACAGGCCCGGGGGGAGCCGGCCTGGCGTTCTGGCGCACTGGGGCCGTGCTGGGACAGTCTGCACCTTGCCGGGCCCCGGAGAGCACAGGAGGCCTGCCCTGTGCGTGCGCAGGCTCAGGGACACTGAAGGTGGCtgacaggagggaggggcagggacccCATGTCCCCAGCAACTCACACCTGCAGGGAACTCCTAGGACACCTGCCTAGAAACCAAGCATGAGCCCCTCCTGAGGAACTCGCCTGGCACACCAAACCCTGCCACTCGCCCGGAACCCCAGCCCTCCCTGCTGACCCTCTGGTGGCAGGGTGGGCGGGCGGGGCCTGTGTGGCTGGTTTTCTGCTTCCAGGCGGAACCGGCCACGCAGACACACTCCCAACACGCGAGGCCGGGAGCAGCCGCCAGGGCGGTGTGTCCAGGAGAGGCCCGAGCTGTTCCTCTGACCACTCACAGCGCAGGTTTCGAGGAGGCTGGTGAGAGAGCCTGATTTCAGGGCTGGTCCCGAGGGAAAGCACTCCTCGCCCATGCAGAACCTCCAAGGCCAGCTCCGGGCTGCCGTCCCAGCCCTGGTCACTCAGTGGTCACTTCAAAACCCTCCTGGCCCCGCTGGTCCCCCTCTTGTCCCGGCCCTCCCCCTGCTGCAGCCTCACGACCCCATGGCCCTCATCCCTGCCCCTCTCTTActgcccgccccctgcccctACACCCATCCTCACGCCCTGCTGCATCCAGCAGGCCCCAGCTCGCCCCACCACCTCAACAGGACCCCAGGGCAGGATCTGAGTGTAAATCTGACTCCACTGCCCACCAGGGGTGGGACCAGAGACCCCTGTCGTGAGGCTCAGAAACAGAGCCGCTCCAAGCAGCACCGGGAGGAGGACAGCCACGGCCGCCCCGCCTGGGGGCTCCCCTGGAGCCCAACTGCCGGCCCCCCCGGCTCGAGAGGCAGCGGTGGGGGGTGGCTGAGGTCTGACCCTCCAACGACGCCCACGGGCCAGCCGGCAGGACGGAGCACAGGCACATACAGACACGCTCACACACATGCCCTCGCACCAGCCATCACCCAGAGACCACACACTCACCGTGCGGACGTGTTTCTCAAGAGCACAGGGGCGATGATGGAAGCCGACCCCTGAACAGACAGACAGGAAACGTTTAAACCGCGCGTCTCTTCATAACCCCAAAACCATCCTCTGGAAAACAAGACCCACGGCACCCGGTTAGTGTGGTTCTTTTTCCGCGGGCAGTAAGTGAAGTCTGGATGCACGGCCTGATCTGGATAAACTCAGCTAGTTCTCTTAGTTCACCAGTAAGTTTTCACAACTTACTGGTCGTGATCACAGGTAGTGACCTTGTGGAAATCTTTAAAGAAACCACAAATTTCATGTGATCTGATGAGACCACGGAAGCTGTCTTTAGGAACCTGGATGGTACGATGACAGGAAAGCAGGGGCGGCCCGGAAGCAGCCCGGCGGAACAAACGCTTACGGGCCAGGGCCAGGTTTGGCAGTAACCGTCCTTAAAGCAGCTGTGCTCTCAGGAGCTCCGGAGCTGCTCCAGGTCTAGAACCGGAGTACTCTGGTCCCCGTGTGGGGAGCGCTTTGGGCGGGGCTGGGGAGGACACAGCAGCACTTCCACAGGCAGCTCTTCCGACGGCAGCTCAGTCTGGGGTGACAACAGCACCACGACCACGTTCAAGCGCGTTAAACAACACGGGAAAAGGTAAGTGTGTCTCAGCCAGGGATTTCTAAACCAGCCTGAGTCCCCAAACGCGGTGGTACCTGTAATACTCGTGCTTGTCCTGCGAGTAAAGGGGTGGCTCGATGCAGGGCCGGCTGTCGATCTTCTCCTCCCAGGCCCCCTCCTTCCAGCCCTCTGCATAACCTTGCAGGACATAGACCTGGTCGATGAAGGGCCCGCCGGACTCTGCAGGAGACAAGGACCGACAGTAACGGTGACCACAGCACACACGGTGGTGATACAGAGGAGGAGTACTGTATTTAACGCCACCGTCTTCCCAGACAGGACTGGAGGAAGCTCATAAAAGCAGAGATGATGGAACAAGTGACCTCGGGACACGGGGGTCCCTCAGGGGACGGGAGGGCTGCCTGGGGGGGCTGTCCAGGAGCCAGCATCTCCTCTGGGCCGCTCAGCACCCCAACCTCTTACAGCATCCGGCCTTGCCTGGGCCCGCTTCTCTTTCCAGCCACACCCCCACGTCGCCGTGGGCGGGGCCAGTCCCCACGACGGCTGCAGGCTGCCCTcgctctgcctctctcctctcctgcagcTGCACCCCGTGATGCCTGGAGCCCATGGGGGTGTGCTCCTTCCCCGGGACCCCTGAATGGCTGTCCCGCCTGGGCCATCCCCTCCGGGGCTCGTTCTTGACCCGTGAGGCCACTCAAACTGCATCTCCCCAAAAAGGATGCCC from Phocoena phocoena chromosome 4, mPhoPho1.1, whole genome shotgun sequence includes:
- the POFUT2 gene encoding GDP-fucose protein O-fucosyltransferase 2 → MAALGVFCLLLGAVSWPPASASGEEFWPGQSAADILSGAASRRRYLLYDVNPPEGFNLRRDVYIRVASLLKTLLKTEEWVLVLPPWGRLYHWKSPDIRQVRIPWSDFFDLPSLSRNIPVMEYEQFIAESGGPFIDQVYVLQGYAEGWKEGAWEEKIDSRPCIEPPLYSQDKHEYYRGWFWGYEETRGLNVSCLSVQGSASIIAPVLLRNTSARSVMLDRAENLLHDHYGGKEYWDTRRSMVFAKHLRAVGDEFRSRYLNSTDAADRIPFEEDWTKMKVQLGSSLGGPYLGVHLRRKDFTWGHREDVPSLEGAARRIRSLMKTHQLDRVFVATDAARKELDGLRRLLPEMVRFEPTWEELELYKDGGVAIVDQWVCAHARFFIGTSVSTFSFRIHEEREILGLDPKTTYNRFCGDEEKACEQPTHWRIAY